In a genomic window of Myxococcales bacterium:
- a CDS encoding YXWGXW repeat-containing protein — MEAPARVMQNESYMRTRSILARLILAGAVATSVGACRLHGSAWVSTPGVIIVDETPPPPRHEVIVVRSGYVWVGGHWERSGSQWVWRDGYHERTRADHDWKPGRWERRGKGHAWVAGSWQARGQARGHDHDKPKGRDRVQDHR, encoded by the coding sequence GTGGAAGCGCCGGCACGGGTGATGCAGAATGAGTCGTATATGCGCACCCGATCTATCCTCGCTCGCCTGATCCTCGCAGGCGCCGTCGCCACCTCCGTCGGCGCCTGCCGTCTCCACGGCTCCGCCTGGGTCTCGACGCCGGGGGTGATCATCGTCGACGAGACGCCGCCCCCACCACGCCACGAGGTGATCGTGGTGCGCTCGGGCTACGTGTGGGTGGGCGGTCACTGGGAGCGCAGCGGCAGCCAGTGGGTGTGGCGAGATGGCTACCATGAGCGCACGCGCGCAGATCACGACTGGAAGCCGGGGCGCTGGGAGCGACGCGGCAAGGGCCACGCGTGGGTCGCTGGTTCGTGGCAGGCGCGCGGCCAGGCCCGCGGTCATGACCACGACAAGCCCAAGGGTCGTGACCGCGTGCAAGATCATCGCTGA
- a CDS encoding DUF4114 domain-containing protein, translated as MSLARASIVVVLATTAGIAAAAPLQQPNGAMIPSQPGCANNQPTGLAAELACECASGPGCNIGPACPPPGPCVIPTGTCETTLYHAVNDNTCIPSQRTGLDPWQDGALTPETFTPTCALTFKVVSRGTARFQNTFGWYNVTGGAPAPTDLFPMIACGAAEGTEVVLDVRSDPRWTGGEIGFFLATPEQHGASGQCAGGDCCARVDRLPAAGYAYYSQRALNPDQAGAQSIIHLIVYDSAITARKFYFAWEDTFDAANNDFTDLVTSVSGVECSGGGTACDTGEPGMCQYGVAQCVGAAIECVRSFAPAPERCDGADNDCNGIIDDVPGCENLQGDCAAVTCDAGYICHQGQCVDACQGVTCGAGLACLSGVCLPGCNTCNGVVCGGGRTCDLASGACVGGAGPGDVDAGVSPGGPDGGDDGDFPVESAGCCQTGGRGDGAAALGLLALALLGRRRRR; from the coding sequence ATGTCGCTCGCCCGCGCGTCGATCGTCGTCGTCCTCGCCACCACCGCCGGGATCGCCGCGGCGGCGCCGCTGCAGCAGCCCAACGGCGCGATGATCCCATCGCAGCCGGGCTGCGCCAACAACCAGCCGACCGGGCTCGCGGCCGAGCTGGCGTGCGAGTGCGCCAGCGGCCCGGGCTGCAACATCGGCCCGGCGTGCCCACCGCCGGGTCCGTGCGTGATCCCGACCGGCACGTGCGAGACCACGCTCTACCACGCGGTCAACGACAACACCTGCATCCCGTCCCAGCGCACCGGCCTCGATCCGTGGCAGGACGGCGCGCTCACGCCCGAGACCTTCACGCCGACGTGCGCGCTGACCTTCAAGGTGGTCAGCCGCGGCACCGCGCGGTTCCAGAACACCTTCGGCTGGTACAACGTGACCGGCGGCGCGCCCGCGCCGACCGACCTGTTCCCGATGATCGCGTGCGGCGCCGCCGAGGGCACCGAGGTCGTGCTCGACGTGCGCAGCGACCCGCGCTGGACCGGCGGCGAGATCGGGTTCTTCCTGGCCACGCCCGAGCAGCACGGCGCCAGCGGTCAGTGCGCCGGCGGCGACTGCTGCGCCCGGGTCGATCGCCTGCCCGCCGCGGGCTACGCGTACTACTCGCAGCGCGCGCTCAACCCCGATCAGGCCGGCGCCCAGTCGATCATCCACCTGATCGTCTACGACTCCGCGATCACCGCGCGCAAGTTCTACTTCGCGTGGGAGGACACGTTCGACGCCGCCAACAACGACTTCACCGACCTGGTCACCAGCGTCAGCGGCGTCGAGTGCAGCGGCGGCGGCACGGCGTGCGACACCGGCGAGCCCGGCATGTGCCAGTACGGCGTCGCGCAGTGCGTCGGCGCTGCGATCGAGTGCGTGCGCTCGTTCGCCCCCGCGCCCGAGCGCTGCGACGGCGCCGACAACGACTGCAACGGCATCATCGACGACGTGCCCGGCTGCGAGAACCTGCAGGGCGACTGCGCCGCCGTGACCTGCGACGCCGGCTACATCTGCCACCAGGGCCAGTGCGTCGACGCGTGCCAGGGCGTCACCTGCGGCGCCGGGCTGGCGTGCTTGTCGGGCGTGTGCCTGCCGGGCTGCAACACCTGCAACGGCGTCGTCTGCGGCGGCGGCCGCACGTGCGACCTGGCCAGCGGCGCGTGCGTCGGTGGCGCCGGCCCCGGCGACGTCGACGCCGGCGTCAGCCCCGGCGGCCCCGACGGCGGCGACGACGGCGACTTCCCGGTCGAGAGCGCCGGCTGCTGCCAGACCGGCGGGCGCGGCGACGGCGCCGCGGCGCTGGGCCTGCTCGCGCTCGCGCTGCTGGGGCGCCGCCGTCGACGTTGA
- a CDS encoding MmcQ/YjbR family DNA-binding protein: MARTKAAPPARPRAKAAPTAPKAPTAAKTPTARTPAKAQPAKAQPAKAQPAKAQPAKAQRAKAQRAKAQRAKAQRAKAQPAKAQRAKAQRAKAQRAKAQRAKAQSTHASTHPPKLRSPATLALIDQLRTICLALPDATEQVAWAEPTWRIGGKIFAMCDTYHHGSAHLSVYLPAPLGAQAALIDSDPARFFRPPYVGGNGWVAVVLDTSPDWDMVASLVGTAYALKAPTPRPDRPRGRATSPRR, from the coding sequence ATGGCCCGGACCAAGGCAGCTCCGCCCGCGCGGCCACGGGCCAAGGCCGCGCCCACCGCACCGAAGGCGCCCACGGCGGCGAAGACGCCCACGGCGCGGACGCCCGCGAAGGCGCAGCCCGCGAAGGCGCAGCCCGCGAAGGCGCAGCCCGCGAAGGCACAGCCCGCGAAGGCGCAGCGCGCGAAGGCGCAGCGCGCGAAGGCGCAGCGCGCGAAGGCGCAGCGCGCGAAGGCACAGCCCGCGAAGGCGCAGCGCGCGAAGGCGCAGCGCGCGAAGGCGCAGCGCGCGAAGGCGCAGCGCGCGAAGGCGCAGTCGACGCACGCCTCGACCCACCCGCCCAAGCTGCGCTCGCCGGCGACGCTGGCGCTGATCGACCAACTGCGCACGATCTGTCTGGCGCTGCCCGACGCCACCGAGCAGGTGGCCTGGGCCGAGCCGACCTGGCGGATCGGCGGCAAGATCTTCGCGATGTGCGACACGTACCACCACGGCAGCGCGCACCTGTCGGTGTACCTGCCGGCTCCGCTCGGAGCCCAGGCCGCGCTGATCGACAGCGATCCGGCGCGGTTCTTCCGCCCGCCCTACGTCGGCGGCAACGGCTGGGTCGCGGTCGTGCTCGACACGTCGCCCGACTGGGACATGGTCGCGTCGCTGGTCGGCACCGCGTACGCGCTCAAGGCGCCGACGCCGCGTCCGGATCGTCCGCGCGGCCGCGCCACGTCCCCGCGTCGCTGA
- a CDS encoding acyl-CoA dehydrogenase family protein, which translates to MAVLPDRLLHPTDEHAMLRDTVRAWARSEVEAQAMAHDERGTLNIGLLRKAGELGLLGVTVPEADGGAGLDAVASVIVHEELAYADPGFALAYLAHALLFVNNFYWASTPAQRARYLPQVLTGEVIGAMGMTEPAAGTDVLGMQTVARRDGDHYVLTGRKTFITNGPEADLFCVYAKLDDRITTFVVERGFAGFATSPKIPKLGMRASTMSELLFDECRVPAANLLGREGGGITNMMRNLEIERLGLAAMSVGIGQRCLDVMVRYSQERRSFGKPLHDLGQIQRYLGDGFAKLTAMRAMVYGVAATCGPDARNRLGTDAAKLFCATAAKDIADAAIQVLGGYGYCSEYRVEQFWRDAKLIEIGGGTIEAHQKNITRDLTSR; encoded by the coding sequence ATGGCCGTCCTCCCCGACCGACTGCTCCATCCCACCGACGAGCACGCGATGCTGCGCGACACCGTGCGCGCGTGGGCGCGCAGCGAGGTCGAGGCCCAGGCCATGGCCCACGACGAGCGCGGCACGCTCAACATCGGGCTCCTGCGCAAGGCCGGCGAGCTCGGGCTGCTCGGCGTGACCGTGCCCGAGGCCGACGGCGGCGCCGGCCTCGACGCGGTCGCGTCGGTGATCGTCCACGAGGAGCTGGCCTACGCCGACCCCGGGTTCGCGCTGGCCTACCTCGCGCACGCGCTCCTGTTCGTCAACAACTTCTACTGGGCCAGCACCCCGGCCCAGCGCGCGCGCTACCTGCCGCAGGTGCTGACCGGCGAGGTCATCGGCGCGATGGGCATGACCGAGCCCGCGGCCGGCACCGACGTGCTCGGCATGCAGACCGTGGCCCGGCGCGACGGCGATCACTACGTGCTCACCGGCCGCAAGACCTTCATCACCAACGGCCCCGAGGCCGACCTGTTCTGCGTCTACGCCAAGCTCGACGACCGCATCACCACGTTCGTGGTCGAGCGCGGCTTCGCCGGCTTCGCGACCAGCCCCAAGATCCCCAAGCTGGGCATGCGCGCGTCGACGATGAGCGAGCTCCTCTTCGACGAGTGCCGCGTGCCCGCGGCCAACCTGCTCGGGCGCGAGGGCGGCGGCATCACCAACATGATGCGCAACCTCGAGATCGAGCGCCTCGGCCTGGCCGCGATGTCGGTCGGCATCGGCCAGCGCTGCCTCGACGTGATGGTGCGCTACAGCCAGGAGCGCCGGTCGTTCGGCAAGCCGCTCCACGACCTCGGCCAGATCCAGCGCTACCTCGGCGACGGCTTCGCCAAGCTAACCGCGATGCGCGCGATGGTCTACGGCGTGGCCGCGACCTGCGGCCCCGACGCCCGCAACCGGCTCGGCACCGACGCCGCCAAGCTGTTCTGCGCGACCGCGGCCAAGGACATCGCCGACGCCGCGATCCAGGTGCTGGGCGGCTACGGCTACTGCAGCGAGTACCGCGTCGAGCAGTTCTGGCGCGACGCCAAGCTGATCGAGATCGGCGGCGGCACGATCGAGGCGCACCAGAAGAACATCACGCGCGATCTGACCTCGCGCTGA
- the tgt gene encoding tRNA guanosine(34) transglycosylase Tgt, producing MGFAVEATAAGSDARLGRLETGRATVATPAFMPVGTRGSVRTQPPSQVATLGARMLLANTYHLVQRPGLDVLGRVGGLARWIGWDGAILTDSGGFQVFSLAHACTIDDVGARFRPHRDGPVVTLTPASAIAAQLVIGSDVMMVLDQCVATTSDRATTAAAMTRTHAWAQRSLTARGDAGAALFAIVQGGGFADLRRESADALVAIAGFDGYAIGGLAVGEPRTQREDLTAEVTQRLPRDRPRYLMGVGTPIDLLEGVHRGVDLFDCILPTALAQQGVAFTSVGRVELRRRAYRDDDGPLDPACPCEACARLPRSYLHHLIKAAEPTGWSLLAFHNLRFYVELMAAMRAALATGTFARFYADQRPRLEADDPAHPPGPPPRPPRAPTPTRGAFAIAPGADGRGRMRHVASGETMHSVNDPDDEAARLYVDQPRAIARALAGAPLVVWDVGLGAGHNAMALLGALARAPGHGPVELVSFEHDTDALTLALAHPRAFPHLRHPGPHRLAARARFERPGLTWTLARGDVRDHLAAAPAPDVIWWDPWSTKVDGALWTRAVFAALAARLARPCELVTYSRSTAVRAALLAAGFFVARGAPSGPKPETTLALHGLAPTALADYRLLDRTWLAHRARSTAAYPRDVVDDADRAAVDARLAAHPQFADAHAAPPPSTSG from the coding sequence GTGGGGTTCGCGGTCGAGGCCACCGCCGCCGGCTCGGACGCGCGGCTCGGGCGGCTGGAGACCGGGCGCGCGACGGTCGCCACGCCCGCGTTCATGCCGGTCGGCACCCGCGGCTCGGTGCGGACCCAGCCGCCGTCGCAGGTGGCGACGCTCGGCGCGCGCATGCTGCTCGCCAACACCTACCACCTGGTCCAGCGGCCCGGGCTCGACGTGCTCGGCCGGGTCGGCGGGCTGGCGCGGTGGATCGGCTGGGACGGCGCGATCCTCACCGACTCCGGCGGCTTCCAGGTGTTCTCGCTCGCGCACGCGTGCACGATCGACGACGTCGGCGCGCGGTTCCGGCCGCACCGCGACGGCCCGGTGGTGACGCTGACGCCGGCGTCGGCGATCGCCGCGCAGCTCGTCATCGGCAGCGACGTGATGATGGTGCTCGATCAGTGCGTCGCCACCACCAGCGACCGCGCGACCACCGCGGCCGCGATGACGCGCACCCACGCCTGGGCCCAGCGCTCGCTGACCGCGCGCGGCGACGCCGGGGCCGCGCTGTTCGCGATCGTCCAGGGCGGCGGCTTCGCCGACCTACGCCGCGAGAGCGCCGACGCGCTGGTGGCGATCGCCGGCTTCGACGGCTACGCGATCGGCGGCCTCGCGGTCGGCGAGCCACGGACCCAGCGCGAGGACCTGACCGCCGAGGTGACCCAGCGCCTGCCGCGGGACCGCCCGCGCTACCTGATGGGCGTGGGCACGCCGATCGATCTGCTCGAGGGCGTCCACCGCGGCGTCGATCTGTTCGACTGCATCCTGCCGACCGCGCTGGCGCAGCAGGGCGTCGCGTTCACCTCGGTCGGCCGGGTCGAGCTGCGGCGCCGGGCCTACCGCGACGACGACGGCCCGCTCGATCCGGCGTGCCCGTGCGAGGCGTGCGCGCGCCTGCCGAGGTCGTACCTGCACCACCTGATCAAGGCCGCCGAGCCGACCGGCTGGAGCCTCCTGGCCTTCCACAACCTGCGGTTCTACGTCGAGCTGATGGCCGCGATGCGCGCGGCGCTCGCGACCGGGACGTTCGCGCGGTTCTACGCCGACCAGCGCCCGCGGCTCGAGGCCGACGACCCCGCGCACCCGCCGGGCCCGCCGCCGCGGCCGCCGCGCGCACCGACGCCGACCCGGGGCGCGTTCGCGATCGCGCCGGGCGCGGACGGCCGCGGCCGGATGCGCCACGTCGCGTCGGGCGAGACGATGCACTCGGTCAACGACCCCGACGACGAGGCCGCGCGCCTGTACGTCGATCAGCCCCGCGCGATCGCCCGCGCGCTCGCCGGTGCGCCGCTGGTGGTCTGGGACGTCGGCCTCGGCGCCGGCCACAACGCGATGGCGCTGCTCGGCGCGCTCGCGCGCGCGCCCGGCCACGGCCCGGTCGAGCTGGTCAGCTTCGAGCACGACACCGACGCGCTGACCCTGGCGCTGGCCCACCCGCGGGCGTTCCCGCACCTGCGCCACCCGGGCCCGCACCGCCTGGCCGCGCGCGCGCGCTTCGAGCGGCCGGGCCTGACCTGGACCCTCGCCCGCGGCGACGTGCGCGATCACCTCGCCGCCGCGCCCGCGCCCGACGTGATCTGGTGGGACCCGTGGTCGACCAAGGTCGACGGCGCGCTGTGGACCCGCGCGGTCTTCGCCGCGCTCGCGGCCCGGCTCGCGCGGCCGTGCGAGCTGGTCACCTACTCGCGCTCGACCGCGGTGCGCGCGGCGCTGCTGGCCGCCGGCTTCTTCGTCGCGCGCGGCGCGCCGTCCGGCCCCAAGCCCGAGACCACGCTGGCGCTGCACGGCCTCGCGCCGACCGCGCTGGCCGACTACCGGCTGCTCGATCGGACCTGGCTCGCCCACCGCGCGCGCTCGACCGCCGCCTACCCGAGGGACGTCGTCGACGACGCCGACCGCGCCGCGGTCGACGCCCGGCTGGCCGCGCACCCGCAGTTCGCCGACGCGCACGCCGCTCCGCCGCCGTCGACCAGCGGCTGA
- a CDS encoding ankyrin repeat domain-containing protein, producing MAFADLVRDGKLEAVRAAIDRGAHLDEADGRGWTPLMIACREGRARVARLLIERGAQLDAVGAHGETALGLAMVRCAGIAELLVERGVLGRPLRAPAAGTLLSPGDCDVCARYPDLIDPDDRWSGAPAELAWLEIVDERRASEGKIDFVERALRCPRCGTRYEQYYACEIETAGVTLPDVSQSIRRCAPRDAPPAQAAPPPLDAPAPRVPPSPSDVPAALLGALFVAEDGKLACQIVRGDGADGERAPFLTTVWAGVGGPEVLSPVHTTWRPPTALRSDNARERLGQLQAELGIVGAGNLYSLYVVRRNPAPAGPDDKEWIAALPDSPVAELRLFPEYGSSPYMPDDWDWQDGWWYPYSTFRPATPAEQAAHEARSSR from the coding sequence ATGGCGTTCGCCGATCTCGTCCGTGACGGCAAGCTCGAGGCGGTGCGCGCGGCGATCGACCGGGGCGCGCACCTCGACGAGGCCGACGGTCGCGGCTGGACGCCGCTCATGATCGCTTGTCGCGAAGGCCGGGCCCGGGTCGCGCGCCTGCTGATCGAACGCGGCGCCCAGCTCGACGCCGTCGGGGCGCACGGCGAGACGGCGCTCGGCCTCGCGATGGTCCGCTGCGCGGGCATCGCCGAGCTGCTGGTGGAGCGCGGCGTCCTGGGCCGGCCCCTGCGCGCGCCCGCCGCGGGCACCCTGCTGTCGCCCGGCGACTGCGACGTCTGCGCCCGGTATCCAGACCTGATCGACCCCGACGACCGGTGGAGCGGCGCGCCGGCCGAGCTCGCCTGGCTCGAGATCGTCGACGAGCGGCGCGCGAGCGAGGGCAAGATCGACTTCGTCGAACGGGCGCTGCGCTGCCCGCGCTGCGGCACCCGCTACGAGCAGTACTACGCCTGCGAGATCGAGACCGCCGGCGTGACGCTGCCGGACGTCTCGCAGTCGATCCGCCGCTGCGCGCCGCGGGACGCGCCGCCCGCGCAGGCCGCGCCTCCACCGCTCGACGCCCCGGCCCCGCGCGTCCCGCCCTCGCCGTCCGACGTCCCGGCGGCGCTGCTCGGCGCGCTGTTCGTCGCCGAGGACGGCAAGCTCGCGTGTCAGATCGTGCGCGGCGATGGCGCCGACGGCGAGCGCGCGCCGTTCCTCACGACGGTCTGGGCCGGCGTCGGCGGGCCGGAGGTGCTCTCGCCGGTGCACACGACCTGGCGACCGCCCACGGCGCTGCGCTCGGACAACGCGCGCGAGCGCCTCGGTCAGCTGCAGGCCGAGCTCGGCATCGTCGGCGCGGGGAACCTCTACAGCCTCTATGTCGTGCGGCGGAACCCGGCCCCCGCGGGCCCCGACGACAAGGAGTGGATCGCCGCGCTCCCGGACTCGCCCGTCGCCGAGCTGCGGCTCTTCCCCGAGTACGGCAGCAGCCCGTACATGCCCGACGACTGGGATTGGCAAGACGGCTGGTGGTACCCGTACTCCACCTTCCGCCCCGCGACGCCCGCCGAGCAGGCCGCCCACGAGGCGCGCTCGTCGCGCTGA
- a CDS encoding patatin-like phospholipase family protein: MRTLADWLAEAPFGLGMSSGFFSFFAHTGMLSALTARGLAPAHVGGSSAGALVAGAFAAGVAPEALAEVLVGLDRRDFWDPTLGLGLLAGRKFDALLRRVLPVTTFAACGRPAIISVFDIASRTTRVVRDGDLPTAIRASCAVPGMFQPVRVDGRASWDGGILDRPGLVGMPAGRTLFHHIASRSPWRRRGSQALALPQRAGLVSLVIADLPRSGPFKLAAGRAALAAARAATERALDQPLVDGVVAV; encoded by the coding sequence ATGCGCACGCTGGCCGACTGGCTCGCCGAGGCCCCGTTCGGCCTGGGCATGTCGAGCGGGTTCTTCTCGTTCTTCGCCCACACCGGCATGCTGTCGGCGCTGACCGCGCGCGGTCTGGCGCCGGCGCATGTGGGCGGCTCGAGCGCGGGCGCGCTGGTCGCGGGCGCGTTCGCCGCTGGGGTCGCGCCCGAGGCGCTGGCCGAGGTGCTGGTCGGCCTCGACCGCCGTGACTTCTGGGATCCGACGCTGGGGCTGGGGCTCCTGGCCGGCCGCAAGTTCGACGCGCTGCTGCGGCGGGTGCTGCCGGTGACCACGTTCGCGGCGTGCGGGCGCCCGGCGATCATCAGCGTGTTCGACATCGCCAGCCGGACCACGCGGGTGGTGCGCGACGGCGACCTGCCGACGGCGATCCGGGCGTCGTGCGCGGTGCCGGGCATGTTCCAGCCGGTGCGCGTCGACGGGCGCGCCTCGTGGGACGGCGGCATCCTCGATCGACCGGGGCTGGTCGGCATGCCCGCGGGCCGGACGCTGTTCCACCACATCGCGTCGCGCTCGCCGTGGCGCCGGCGCGGCAGCCAGGCGCTGGCGCTGCCGCAGCGGGCCGGCCTGGTCAGCCTGGTGATCGCCGACCTGCCGCGGTCGGGGCCGTTCAAGCTGGCCGCCGGCCGCGCGGCGCTGGCGGCGGCCCGAGCCGCGACCGAGCGCGCGCTCGATCAGCCGCTGGTCGACGGCGTCGTCGCGGTGTGA
- a CDS encoding GNAT family N-acetyltransferase, with amino-acid sequence MTEVTIRPITADEVPAVVACVLDVFGTDPAADPQVVERVRALVPLDRTFAAFDGDAVVATTAAYDLRLTACGGTVAMGGLTIVTVRPTHRRRGLLRRLMTAHLADVRARHEPLSGLYASEASIYGRYGYGVAVESDELTLTGGDDLFEPRPDRAYVALSDDDALATLPTIYAEALATRPGMYARTHDWWRWRRILDRPQGRRGRSGRRHVVVRVGGVTRGYVVYRQHLAFEDGRPAGTVDVEELIALDADAEAALWRHLATIDLFPRVTFANAPVDSVAPWLARDHRRVTRRRRTDTLWLRVDDVAAALTARRYPIDGELTLAVRDDGEPSRWRLTVTDGVAACVPAISAVDVTLDRAALGSIYLGGVAASTLARAGRITGAPDAVARLDRLFAWPVAPWCAEQF; translated from the coding sequence ATGACCGAGGTGACCATCCGCCCGATCACCGCCGACGAGGTGCCCGCGGTCGTCGCGTGCGTGCTCGACGTGTTCGGCACCGACCCGGCCGCCGACCCGCAGGTCGTCGAGCGGGTGCGCGCGCTGGTGCCGCTCGACCGCACGTTCGCCGCGTTCGACGGCGACGCCGTGGTCGCGACCACGGCGGCGTACGACCTGCGGCTCACCGCGTGCGGCGGCACCGTCGCGATGGGCGGCCTGACGATCGTGACCGTGCGCCCGACCCACCGCCGCCGCGGCCTGCTGCGGCGGCTGATGACCGCGCACCTCGCCGACGTGCGCGCGCGCCACGAGCCGCTGTCGGGGCTGTACGCGTCCGAGGCCAGCATCTACGGCCGCTACGGCTACGGCGTCGCGGTCGAGAGCGACGAGCTGACCCTGACCGGCGGCGACGACCTGTTCGAGCCGCGCCCCGACCGCGCGTACGTGGCGCTGTCCGACGACGACGCGCTCGCGACCCTGCCGACGATCTACGCCGAGGCGCTCGCGACGCGGCCCGGCATGTACGCGCGCACCCACGACTGGTGGCGGTGGCGGCGCATCCTCGATCGCCCGCAGGGGCGGCGCGGCCGCAGCGGGCGCCGGCACGTGGTCGTGCGCGTCGGCGGCGTCACCCGCGGCTACGTCGTCTACCGCCAGCACCTGGCGTTCGAGGACGGCCGCCCCGCCGGCACCGTCGACGTCGAGGAGCTGATCGCGCTCGACGCCGACGCCGAGGCCGCGCTCTGGCGCCACCTCGCGACGATCGATCTGTTCCCCCGGGTGACGTTCGCCAACGCGCCCGTCGACAGCGTCGCGCCCTGGCTCGCGCGCGACCACCGGCGCGTGACCCGGCGCCGCCGGACCGACACGCTCTGGCTCCGGGTCGACGACGTCGCCGCCGCGCTGACCGCGCGCCGCTACCCCATCGACGGCGAGCTGACCCTGGCCGTGCGCGACGACGGCGAGCCGTCGCGCTGGCGCCTGACCGTCACCGACGGCGTCGCCGCCTGCGTGCCCGCGATCAGCGCCGTCGACGTCACCCTCGACCGCGCCGCCCTCGGCTCGATCTACCTCGGCGGCGTCGCCGCCTCGACCCTCGCCCGCGCCGGCCGCATCACCGGCGCCCCCGACGCCGTCGCCCGCCTCGATCGCCTGTTCGCCTGGCCGGTCGCGCCCTGGTGCGCCGAGCAGTTCTGA